Part of the Plasmodium falciparum 3D7 genome assembly, chromosome: 10 genome, aaaatatttgacaCTTTCTGAATTAAATACATATGATAACATAGTTTTGTTATCGACtctaaattttatatttaatttccCACCTATAAttatcttttcattttttaataaaaattgaaatacattatcttcattctgaataatatttatttcggATGTATATGATGTGGTTAAGAAGCCCAACAATATACCTATGATGTATCCCCccaacacaaaaaaaaaaaaaagaaaaagaaaaagaaaaaatatgaaaaaataaaataacgaaatataaatacttataatatatatatatatatatatttatttatttgttatccttttttattgaaatatttaatatattcatttatttatatatataatttatatatttatttttattttttcctcttattattttatttacaaaCCTCCTATAAAACAAACAACGAAAAGTACCATCAAATAaatcatattaaaaaatatgatctTTTTGTTAACAATTTTTTTCTCATGtgattcatttttaaaagttttctttttataattttgttctCTTcccataatttttatttataataatatatgacatATATCCATAAAACTGTATAAatttaacaaaatattatttattatatacggGTGAACAGAAAATCAGAAATAAAGGAATGAATCCCATAAATACATGTACCAAAAACATCAACGTTCAAAAATTTTAAGTATAtagtaaaatattataatacaattaaataaaaattactcctttattatatatatatatatatatatatatatatatatatatatatacatatatgtgtcaatatatcttttaaaaaaagtataatatgaacaaatatataagcATTTATATATGCCGTTTGTTTAAATGATTCGACTATacattatacaaaaaaatatattcatatatacaatatatattttattatatcttaaaaaattgatatatttatatatcttaaaCACGCGAGTCTCTTTTCATATTCCAAGAATGtgtacataatttttttttttttttttttttttgagaatATTTTGCGTTCATATTATTCTCTTTTTGATTtgcacatataataaataaaagcacatatattataaaaaatatatatataatatgtatgtatttattttgttatggaaatttattatttaaaaaaaaaaaaaaaaatcaaatacaAAGAATTATTCATAACAACATTTTTAACACATGGAGGGTCTAATATAATTTCCAAGCTTATTATATCACCTCTTGAAAGGATAGTACTTATAAAGCAAATACAACCGatcttatttaaaaatgtattaattgAACCATCTTATACGTacagaaatataataaatagtaAGAGAAATGTGATGTATTcccaataaaatatataaacattaaaaatatgcattatatatatcaacatatatatatatatatatatatatatatatatatatatcttacaACTTACCACTTTTCAGGTATACGCACAAATCAAGGATACACTTCATTTTGGTGGGGTTATAATGCCAGTATCTGCAATTTTCTATCATTCAGCTTTTTAAGACTACTATTTCATGaccaaataaaatataacctATCCATTGAAAacagaaaaaattattttatgacCAACTTTTCcttgttatatttttcaagtTGCCTAGCTGCCTCAATTGCATACCCATTCGATACGGTGCGCAATTATATGTCTTTAAATCATGAAATtattaaagataaaaaaaaatatgcaaGGAGTGTTTTCCTATTCATATATGATCAAATTGTGAGAGGAAGTAAGcccaaataaataaaaaaataaataaatatatatataatatatatatatatatatatatatatatatattacatgtCCT contains:
- a CDS encoding ADP/ATP carrier protein, putative, producing the protein MEIYYLKKKKKIKYKELFITTFLTHGGSNIISKLIISPLERIVLIKQIQPILFKNVLIEPSYTYRNIINSIRTNQGYTSFWWGYNASICNFLSFSFLRLLFHDQIKYNLSIENRKNYFMTNFSLLYFSSCLAASIAYPFDTVRNYMSLNHEIIKDKKKYARSVFLFIYDQIVRGKIRNLYCGYSLCLLNFIPYLLITSKLNEVFTKYFIDDNYEKNNYMSHDGSKRNNIKEEYNKLFKKTTNFFSYIALGVITGYVAQMVTYPLETYRRKYQYHVMYEQKFPNTLMHKRYLKNNTTTQHQHIFKKVCNLYRGFTLHSFKLIPEYFIFSCFFYYVKNNIPI